A DNA window from Hordeum vulgare subsp. vulgare chromosome 1H, MorexV3_pseudomolecules_assembly, whole genome shotgun sequence contains the following coding sequences:
- the LOC123444725 gene encoding U-box domain-containing protein 16-like, with amino-acid sequence MASAKNAAPEPSAAASSSSSYSSSAPDVEILRSLRRLARDLAAADPPAPFLRAVFASVSRRARLLVAVFDDLLLLGANGRMPRSASLCLREVLLVLQRFKAVVADCSARSRMRLLLQSDEVASRVRELQHDLATLLDILPVAELGLADDVADLLTLASRQCRRRAPGAAAEQELKASVLALIQEVEREIVPERERLEAILEEVAINDPASCSQEIEILEREIGDRLAERWTSAMIALVGLLRYAKCVLFSAATPRPLDSKVDADDDGAEPASPPPDFRCPISLDLMRDPVVSSSGQTYDRESITRWFGAGKSTCPKTGQVLTNLELVPNKALKNLISRWCRENGVAMEGCEPGKPEPAPQVTANKAAVEAARMTASFLVKKLSASFSPGSDNRVVHEIRLLAKSGSESRAFIGEAGAVPLLVPLLNSEDAALQLNAVTALLNLSILDANKKRIMHAEGAVAALCNVMGSGATWRAKENAAATVLSLSAVHTYRRRLGRNPVVAEKVVLLVRTGPPSTKKDALAALLCLSAERENVGKLVGAGAAEAALSAIGEEEIAAAVLASLAKRGGAEAIVNIDGAVAKLVAEMRRGTEWSRECAAAALVLLCRRAGAAAVSQVLAINGVEWAIWELMGSGSERARRKAASLGRSCRRWAAANAAQNAECPTTTATTTTVVSPPTVAAS; translated from the coding sequence ATGGCCAGCGCCAAGAACGCGGCGCCCGAGCCGTCTGCTgctgcttcgtcttcttcctcataCTCCTCGTCGGCGCCCGACGTCGAGATCCTCCGCTCCCTGCGCCGCCTGGCGCGCGACCTGGCCGCCGCCGACCCGCCGGCGCCGTTCCTCAGGGCGGTCTTCGCGTCCGTGTCCCGCCGGGCGCGCCTCCTCGTGGCCGTGTTCGACGACCTGCTGCTGCTGGGCGCGAACGGCCGGATGCCGCGGTCCGCGTCGCTCTGCCTGCGCGAGGTGCTGCTCGTGCTGCAGCGCTTCAAGGCCGTCGTGGCCGACTGCTCCGCGCGCAGCCGCATGCGCCTGCTGCTCCAGTCCGACGAGGTCGCCTCGCGGGTGCGCGAGCTGCAGCACGACCTGGCCACGCTGCTCGACATCCTCCCCGTTGCCGAGCTCGGGCTGGCCGACGACGTGGCGGACCTCCTCACGCTCGCCTCGCGCCAGTGCCGGCGCCGCGCGCCCGGGGCCGCGGCGGAGCAGGAGCTCAAGGCCAGCGTGCTGGCGCTGATACAGGAGGTCGAGCGGGAGATCGTGCCTGAGCGGGAGCGCCTGGAGGCCATCCTTGAGGAGGTGGCCATCAACGACCCGGCCAGCTGCAGCCAGGAGATCGAGATCTTGGAGCGCGAGATCGGCGACCGCCTGGCGGAGCGGTGGACGTCGGCCATGATTGCCCTCGTCGGCCTCCTCCGGTACGCCAAGTGCGTCCTCTTCAGCGCAGCCACGCCGCGGCCGCTCGACTCCAAGGTGGATGCCGACGACGATGGCGCCGAGCCTGCGTCGCCGCCGCCGGACTTCCGCTGCCCCATCTCTCTCGATCTGATGCGCGACCCGGTTGTGTCCTCTAGCGGCCAGACGTACGACCGCGAGTCCATTACGCGGTGGTTCGGAGCCGGCAAGTCGACGTGCCCCAAGACCGGCCAGGTGCTGACTAATCTGGAGCTCGTGCCCAACAAGGCGCTCAAGAACTTGATCTCGCGGTGGTGCCGCGAGAACGGCGTCGCCATGGAAGGCTGCGAGCCTGGCAAGCCCGAGCCGGCGCCACAGGTGACCGCAAACAAGGCCGCGGTGGAGGCGGCGCGCATGACCGCGTCGTTTCTCGTGAAGAAGCTCTCGGCCTCCTTCTCCCCTGGCTCGGACAACCGCGTGGTGCACGAGATCCGTCTGCTCGCCAAGTCCGGCTCCGAGAGCCGCGCGTTCATCGGGGAGGCCGGCGCCGTCCCGCTCCTCGTGCCGCTGCTCAACTCCGAGGACGCGGCGCTGCAGCTCAACGCCGTGACCGCGCTGCTCAACCTCTCCATTCTGGACGCCAACAAGAAGCGCATCATGCACGCGGAGGGCGCGGTGGCGGCGCTCTGCAACGTGATGGGCTCCGGCGCGACATGGCGGGCGAAGGAGAACGCCGCTGCCACCGTGCTCAGCTTGTCGGCCGTCCACACGTACCGCCGCCGGCTCGGCCGGAACCCAGTTGTGGCCGAGAAGGTGGTGCTCCTGGTGCGCACGGGCCCCCCGAGCACCAAGAAGGACGCGCTGGCCGCGCTGCTGTGCCTGTCCGCCGAGAGGGAGAACGTGGGCAAGCTCGTGGGAGCAGGTGCTGCGGAGGCGGCACTGTCGGCGATCGGCGAGGAGGAGATCGCCGCGGCGGTGCTGGCGTCGCTGGCCAAGCGCGGGGGAGCGGAGGCGATCGTGAACATCGATGGCGCCGTCGCGAAGCTCGTGGCCGAGATGCGTCGCGGCACGGAATGGTCAAGGGAGTGCGCGGCTGCAGCGCTGGTGCTGCTGTGCCGGCGCGCGGGGGCTGCGGCCGTGTCGCAGGTGCTGGCGATCAACGGCGTGGAGTGGGCGATCTGGGAGCTCATGGGCAGCGGCTCGGAGCGGGCGCGGCGAAAGGCCGCGTCCCTCGGCAGGTCGTGCCGACGCTGGGCGGCCGCCAACGCGGCGCAGAACGCAGAAtgccccaccaccaccgccaccaccaccaccgtcgtcTCGCCGCCGACGGTAGCGGCGTCATGA